A single genomic interval of Candidatus Paceibacterota bacterium harbors:
- a CDS encoding DUF5667 domain-containing protein, whose product MFEDHKFKKQLRAAGRELENEQFLMSLRSDLEEHIRQNPANEEVQVEKRNVISEVVRIISGKMKDFPFGSLKTNPKFVRVAAVSLLVVFAGTGIALASQESLPGDSLYSIKLLTEDLRYSVSFNSETKAKLHASFAAERVSEIKEILSKKGVEPKGLDQAISRLQYNTSKAADAISDKKKETDAEDLARNINSAFNEQKKELEETFKSQADSLKDQESAIKEQMRETKKTGDEENLQKLEGELNGIKDERKNLVIRRNESFQAINDEKKVIKDNMDEKDKIEESNKEISEDIAGLAEEKENIIKNSSEKGIVLAQDTFGSFDGFMSKAQGALNDGRYGDAEMFVENAKIELEAADGVVEKIMENSDNENYNRVDENNNEEIRKETSGEREDRVPEQSRDGEQRD is encoded by the coding sequence ATGTTTGAAGATCATAAATTTAAAAAACAATTGAGAGCGGCCGGCAGAGAGCTTGAAAACGAGCAATTTTTAATGTCATTAAGGTCGGACCTGGAAGAACATATCCGGCAAAATCCTGCCAATGAGGAGGTCCAAGTCGAAAAAAGGAACGTGATATCCGAAGTGGTCAGGATCATCTCCGGGAAGATGAAGGACTTTCCGTTCGGAAGCCTGAAGACAAATCCGAAATTTGTGAGGGTTGCCGCGGTTTCGTTGCTCGTTGTTTTTGCCGGTACGGGGATCGCGCTGGCGTCGCAAGAAAGCTTGCCCGGAGATTCTCTTTATTCCATAAAACTGTTGACCGAGGACCTTCGCTATTCCGTTTCATTCAATTCCGAGACGAAGGCAAAGCTCCATGCGTCATTTGCGGCGGAACGAGTTTCAGAAATAAAAGAGATACTTTCAAAAAAAGGCGTTGAACCGAAGGGTCTGGACCAGGCGATATCAAGACTTCAATATAATACCAGCAAGGCCGCAGATGCGATCAGTGACAAGAAGAAAGAAACCGACGCCGAGGATCTGGCAAGAAATATTAACAGCGCGTTCAATGAGCAGAAAAAAGAGCTCGAGGAGACCTTCAAATCCCAAGCCGATAGTTTAAAGGATCAGGAGTCGGCCATAAAAGAGCAGATGCGCGAAACAAAGAAAACCGGGGATGAAGAAAATCTCCAGAAGCTTGAAGGTGAGCTGAATGGGATCAAGGACGAAAGAAAAAATCTGGTCATCAGGAGGAATGAATCTTTTCAGGCGATCAACGATGAGAAGAAGGTTATAAAGGATAATATGGATGAAAAAGATAAAATTGAAGAAAGTAATAAAGAGATATCGGAAGATATTGCGGGTCTTGCGGAGGAAAAGGAGAATATCATAAAAAACAGTTCGGAGAAGGGGATCGTTTTGGCTCAGGATACATTCGGATCATTTGATGGATTCATGTCCAAAGCCCAAGGCGCTTTGAATGACGGCAGATACGGTGATGCCGAAATGTTTGTTGAAAATGCAAAGATAGAACTCGAAGCGGCGGATGGTGTTGTTGAAAAGATAATGGAAAACAGCGATAATGAGAATTACAACAGGGTGGATGAAAATAATAATGAAGAGATCCGGAAGGAAACATCCGGCGAGAGAGAAGATCGGGTCCCGGAGCAAAGCAGGGATGGCGAACAAAGAGACTGA